Sequence from the Vicia villosa cultivar HV-30 ecotype Madison, WI unplaced genomic scaffold, Vvil1.0 ctg.001445F_1_1, whole genome shotgun sequence genome:
aacttaataacGGAGTAGAATTCCCAACTTAATAACCGCTAGTTAATAGAGtggtcaacaaggcataagccttcaactttaaaaCAAGGTATAAGCCTTCATCGCAGTTTGTCAGTCCATGCCATCGCAGATATGCAGGTATGTGACTCGATGACATGCGACATCACaaaatgcaacttcaacaacaataaCTTAAACATCAACGAGGCAAAATCTCCAACTTATATTCTTCCAATAAATAGAGACAATTCACCAACATCACATCGTCGCAGGTTTATTATTATAAACTGTTTCATCTTCATCGTAACATTATTACAACAACACAATAACATAATTGCATCTCAACAATCAAAACAACATCGTCACAACAATATTATCAATGGGTACTACAACTTCACATCATCACAATATTAGCattacatcatcaacaacaacgtaACAATAACACAATAACAATTATTAACCAACAACatatcaacaacatcaacattggCCATAAGCCTACAACTTGAATTTGTCATTTAATAAATGAAATACAACAACTTAATCACCACCTGCAATTTACATGATCAATATTCACTTTGCAATAATTTAACTGGACTGTTTGAATTTATTCCACTAACAAATTTGTCTGCTAAAATTACTACTGATGTTTTCTGTTATATGCTGCTATTAAAATCTTCCAGAATTAATACTACTGATAGTTCCTGTCATGTACTTCTGTTAAAGTTTAATCTTATAACCCTGCTACTGTTAGCTTCTGTTATTTTCTGTCATTAGAAAACTACTGTTATTAATTCCTTCATGCTATTACTGTACTCTAACTGTGCTATTATTCCACTACCATATTATTGTATTACATACTGTATCACTTTGCTTTTAATCGTAATCTGCTAGTGCTGTTAAAGTACCCCATATGTAACTCCCATTCCCCTTAAATTACATATGCCATCATAAAGTAGTATATAAGAGTTATATTAATTATATCACTATAAAGGCACCTAAGATTCACTTAACACAAAACATAAAAGTGGTCCCCACCCGAAACAAAAGGGTGACTGCCccttatatcttcatctgggagcAAGCTCCCTTCTCTTATGGTACAGGGGTGACTTCCCCCCCTTCTCTTCTCTCAGGGGGTGGGCGCCCCtagtctttttttctttcttttattttctacTACTTGCAGCATGTTGCCTATTTACAGTTTTTCTCAAATTTGCCCAACACGATACCATTACAGCAACATAAATTACCAATCCACATAGAACAAATTTTCCACAACAGATTAATCAGCAATAATTACTTTCAATATTAACCACAATCAACAAAACACAAACAGAGCAGTCACAAAATATCGAACATAAAGAGAAGCAATTTCATAAACCCAATCCCACGTACGATTTATAATATACCCTATATTAGagtcagaaccccacccttaccttggatttgaGACCGCTCTATAATTTTCTCAGATCGATTCCTAGCTTTTGCCCCTTTTTCCACTTTTCCCTCTTCACGACAACCTATTTTCCTCTCCTCTGCAACTTCACGTTCTCCAACTTTTCCCTTCTATCTCTTCCCACCTTTTTCTAAATAACCTAATCCTTATACCTTCTAAACCTCACCATTTCTATTATTCTTAGAGGGCCTAACATCACACCCCCATATTACTACTTCTAGCTATTAAAATGAGCCCAATTATAATTATTCCATTACTCTACTATTTccaatattattactaatattactctattaattaatcaactaattaatcatagCGACTTATACCAACAATTCACAATATTCCAAGAACTCaacaattaaatcaaaaatatttaattaaataattaattaaatacaagGCATTACACTATACATAGATATATAATATTTACAATATTTTCTAATCGTTTCCTTTACAAAGTTGACAATATGGGTTTGGGTTGAACCATGTTTAGTATCATGTCGGAGACGGGTTTCTTTTCTTTAGAATTCAGATGACATACAATGGTGTGGCCGACTAACTTGTAACACAAATCATGATTATGTATACCACAAATCATATTAAATGTCGATGTATTATTTGCCTCGAGGTACCCGCACAACTTAAAAGGACACTCAGATTTTCTCCCTACGGTGTCATTGCGTTTCAACTTTTTGATAGGTGCTCTATACTTACCACTTCTTTCACATCTCATCTTGTCAAATATGTGTCTTCTATAATTGAAGCATATGTACACGTATAGCAAACTCCtattcatttgtaaattgttttcTAACATTTACATGGACATCACCCGATTTAACATCCATAGAGGTTGTATCATGGATAACATCAGGGTGCACCATAACTACAATCAATCATAGTAGAGGACAATTCAAATTCCATACCAAAACAGTTTGGATTTCAATTTGCAAACACAATGTGACATAATCAAGATTTTAAATTCTGGAGGCAACGTACATATTTCAAATACAAAAAACAGATGATCTAGAACAATGATCAATGTAATACATGTACATTACCTAAAATTCCAACTTCTTTTCCTCGTTTTAATGTCAAAATACACTAAAATCTTGTTTTGAAGTAAAAATCTTAAGTGACAATCAAATAAGATTTTTGTAGGGTTTTTCAAAAAAAGGTGTTTTGATAATGAAAAACATGAAGATTGGTATATACATGCAAGGTGAATACCAAATTCGTTTTCCGCTTGAAATTCTAGAGATTGCAATCTGGAGATTAAACTTCAAacatatttttgttaaaaataggCGCGTCTAAGTCATAATGTGATTTTGTTGTAGAATAACTGCGTtcgaaatttaaaattcaaaatatactAAAAGTATTTTGAAATTTCACTTAGGACGTGTGATCACTAAAGCTATCACCACGGCAAATGTTCTAAGTTCtgtccttttttttataaaaaaattctacttcacacttttgtttatttgtttctttctttttcatgggACAAAAACCTCACCAAATATATTGCGTCTCATGTCAAATCCTTTCATGCATTAGAATCTTTTGAGAACAAAGCATAATAAAAATGCACTCAGTTTGAGTGTATAAATCTAACTTAAAAATTGTGGAAACAAAAAGAATTTGGGAATAAAGTAAAAACACTAAATGCAGCCACTCGCATTCAATTCAACCTCTAAAATAGTTATGAAAATAGAAAGGTCATTTCTCGATAATCGTCATATGTGCATACAAATAACTGCATAGTTTGATAGCATATTATCCTTTACATTCAATTCTTACTTGAGAAAGCCAATGGTTAGTGATATTAATCACTTATTTCTAATTGAAAAATTCTATAAGTACTCCATCTAGAAGCCTGTTTGAAAAGCAGATTCCAGAAATGGATGACCATATTATGTAAGTTGCCAAATGAAATCTTGGGTCACATTATctctgttgtgaattcaatgccgcgaacaaagtataaaataagggatgaataaaggacaaggaagaagaggaacacaagattggttataactgctattcttttactttctcttaaaacaagattacaagtttacaagaataacaaataacctctctcaccctaaattaggatttgcagcttagcaatgatgagagactagtatgctatttataataaaacctaacatactaactaatgggctttttccacaaggcccattacgcaagccaacttaataaacaagctaacttaacaaattagggtttaaacactaaaacctaatttaacatgctaacaaccctagcatcttcgacacaagcatgtgaacaaccttcgacttcatgcttaaccctgtcgaaccaagaagctacccttcgaccatactagagttcgatccaatatctcacaaatctccaccttggatctaactctacaacatcaagggaacaactagctttcttcatgcagctttagcaactgcatacagtggaaaaacttgcaactcggcaatgtcttggtgatcatatcagcagcattgtcttcagtcgaaaccttcagcacttggacttctccatgctcgattactcctctgacgaaatgcagcctcacatcaatgtgcttagttcgctcatgataggttgaattcttcgacaggtgtattgcacattgactatcacatttaacagtgatacctcgaccttgaagtttcagctcctttgcaaaaccttcaagccacaatgcttctttcacagcttcagttaatgcaatatactccgcttcagtggttgatagagcaacaaccttctgaagtgttgctttccaactaattgctgtgccaaacatagtgaaaacatatccagaaatagattttcttgaatccatacaacctgcataatcagagtcgacatatccttctattactgctttactatcttcacccaaggctccaccataaattaggactctattcagagacccatttatgtaccttaaaatccacttcaatgcttgccagtgagcctttccagggttcgccatgtacctgcttacaagacttactgcatatgctatgtcgggtctagtacagaccatagcatacatcaaagaaccaactatattagcatatgggatgctattcatatatgctctttcgacatcagtactgggacactgatcaatactcagcttgaattgagggtttgttggagtcacaactggcttcgaattcgatataccaaacttttcaagaatcttccgtaggtatgcctcttgagataaacataacttagacttctttctatctcttcgaatgtcaattccaagaattctggaagcagctcccagatccttcatatcgaactccttattgagttcagccttcaccctcgtcacatcttcaacattgttgcttgctatgagaatatcatccacataaagcaacaaaataacaaatgaattaccaggtcgaaatctgaagtaaacgcagtggtcgaactgacttctaatgaaacttatgcgtgccatgaacttgtcgaatctcctattccactgtcgaggagattgtttcagcccatacaaagatctctttaacttgcacacataatcttccttccccttttcgacatacccttcaggttgcctcatcaggatcgtttcatctagatcaccatacaagaacgcagtcttcacatccatctgttccagttcaagatcgaattgtgctaccatggcaagtaacattcgaatggacctatgtttcacaacaggagaaaacacatcattgaagtcgacaccttctttctgagtgaaaccccttgcaactaaccttgccttgtatcttttcgacgtcactccttcaattccttccttaactttgaaaatccatttacaactgactaacctcgccccaacaggtttcttgatcagttcccaagtatgattatcatgaagagatttcatctcatcatccatggccttcagccattcagtcttatttcgactcctcataacttccttataatctctaggttcatcatctagaacctcactggcagagattaatgcataagctataagatctgcatacccaagtctctgaggtggtttgttgactcttctcgacctatctctcgacaataggtagtcatcgtcagtttcctcaacttcctcagcatcttctgcttcttcttcgacttcatcagggatatgcaattcagcatcaacatgctccacctcaacaggaatctctacctgttccagctcttcgtcagatgtttctgtacttcgaccaacatcatcagttttcttaaaagccatttcagcttcattgaaaactacatctcgactggtgatacacctcctatgacctggctctaggcaccatagcctataagctttaaatccttctgggtatcccatgaacatgcatttcagagctctaggttcgaccttgtcttgcctaatatgagcataggctacgcagccaaatactctcagtttgttgagatctggtggatgtcccgaccaaacttcttcaggtgtcttcatatctaacgctgtcgaaggacatctgtttatcagatatgttgctgtcgaaacagcctcagcccagaacaccttcgttatccccgcactagtcaacatgcatctgactctctccaaaatagttcgattaaacctttcagccaaaccattttgctgtggagtacctgcagtagttctatgccttgcaataccagatgcagcacaaaaactgtcgaatgcctcattgcaaaattctaggccattgtcggttctcaacctcttgacctttctgccagtttgattttcaaccagagtcttccaacttttgaaattcttaaaagtttcatccttagtcttctggatgaatacccataattttctggaataatcatctactatggatagaaaataccttgctcctgaatgtgatggacaccttgcaggcccccaaagatcagcatggatgtaatcaagggatccatgtgttctttgtttgcctttgttgaacttcactctgcaagattttccaagtacacagggttcacaaaactttagcttttcgactttgtctccaccaagcagattttgtttccctaattcgaccagacccctttcactgacatggcccaatctcatgtgccagatttctgttttcgacaaaggtttcgtggatgcaacatttatcgaaccacttacaacttcagcctcaagggtatacaagctttgtttcttcacgcctctcaagaattccttcgaacccttcatgactcttaggatatttttctctccttggaaaacatatcttttcttatcgaattcaccaagagaaagcagatttctcttcaaatcaggaacatacctgactttagtcaacaaccttattgactcatcatggagcttgaatctcacagatccaacacctgcaatcttgcaagccttgttgtttcccagcaatactgatccaccatcttgatcacataattcctcgaacaagtctttgtttggagtcatgtgccaagtgcaacctgaatccataatccactccttcttagagtcactacttgaaaccacaagaacatcagatgattcgaaatcatcttgaacaatggcagcgttgccattatccttacctccatgatatttcaggcgttcagggcacacctttcttgtgtgaccctccttcttacaatggtagcatcgaatgccagatgattcgccactgtaagacttcgacttgcttttgcctttcttcttgtcgaacttaccatcttttcgtaagagttttcctttaacggccaaaccttcgccaacagccgaaggtttatgctcctttcgttcattcaagtccttagagtacaaggctgattgaacttcttcaaacgtcagggactcccttccatacaagagagtttctttgaagtgagcatgtgatcgaggcaaagaacacaatagtaacagcgcttgatcttcatcatcgatcttcacatcaatattttcaagatcaagaatcagcttgttgaacatatccaactgctcagccaatactttgtcttcaatcatcttgaatgaatacaaagcttgcttcaagtagagtcgatttaccagcgatttggtcatatacaaactttcaagtttcacccataaccctgatgccgtcgtctcctttgataccttccggagaaccttatcaccaaggctcaacaaaattgcgctgtgtgctttctcgatcatattcgtcttctccgctgccgtcaattctgcattcatggctgcctctcccttcaacgcttccaaacaaccctgctgaaccagtagggccttcatcttcaagcgccacagaccgaaatcattcactccggtgaacttttcaatctcatactttgttgacggcatcttctccacgctcactgcaccaatttgttgtgaattcaataccgCGAACAAAGTAtgaaataagggatgaataaaggacaaggaagaagaggaacacaagattggttataactgctattcttttactttctcttaaaacaagattacaagtttacaagaataacaaataacctctctcaccctaaattaggatttgcagcttagcaatgatgagagactagtatgctatttatattaaaacctaacatactaactaatgggttttttccacaagacccattacacgcgccaacttaataaacaagctaacttaacaaattagggtttaaacactaaaacctaatttaatatgctaacaaccctagcatcttcgacacaagcatgtgaacaactttcgacttcatgcttaaccctgtcgaaccaagaagctacccttcgaccatactagagttcaatccaatatctcacaatctcATTTCTCCCATTTGAAGATGCTTTTGCCACTCGTGTCCTTTCTAAGAGGTGGAGGCCACTTTGGCTTTTATATCCTAGTCCCAATCTCGACTTTGATGACCAAAGATTTATCAAAAAAAGAGAACCATATTTTAGCTTTAAAGGTATGGTAAGTGTAACCATTAATGAAAGAAGTGAGCATCAACCAATCAAAAGCTTTCGCCTAAGATGTCATGAATCTCACGATAATTCCATGTTTGAATACCTTGTTTCGACATTGTTAACCGCTGCAACAGAACGTGGAGTGAAGCACCTAGACATTCACATGTATGATACTCTGAAGTCGAGTGTCAATTCTTGCGTTTTCTGTTCTATTAATCTTGTTGTTCTAAAGCTGAAAGGTGTAAGTGTGAATCATTTTATACCAGCTAACCTTCCCTCACTTAGAACTCTACACTTGAATAGAGTTCAATTTATTGATGATGGTCAAATTGTGGAAATTCTGAATGCTTGTCCAGTTCTTGAAGATTTGGAAATGAAAGATATATCAATCACATTTTGGTCAGATGAGTCAGATGAAGATGTTAAAAAATTAACTAATTTGATAAGGGCGGATCTTACTAATGTCTCTCGTTATGGTGTTTATCTGGATGTGTTGTCTAATGTTGAGTTTCTTCGGTTGGAGAGCATGAGAATATGCAGTTCATCTTCCTTGAATAACCAGGAAAGGATggaaatgatgaaagaattattggcATTGCCAAGGATCTCTGTTACTTGTGggatttattttgaatgatagttCTCCTGGAGATTAACTTTTGAATTTGGTTTGTACAATAAACAAATTTCTTGTTTTTGGTAATATGAGTATTATGGAGTTTATTTCTAGAAGATATCTCtcttttttatataaatactCTCTTTTTAATTGTTATTCTACCTTGGAGATTTGGGGTACATGTTTCTCAATATCTATGAATTGTTGTTTGTACTCCATGACATCTATTCTCTATAACAATGCCAGTGAAATTACCTCTTCTCAGAATGTGTTTTAGTTCTCCCAATAATATGTTTTCTTTATCACCCTTGTATCTCAATCTTCAAGACTTTTCTGTAACGTAATCTCGTGccttcttataatttttttatttcgcAAATGTCTAATTTATTTCGACATTTCGGATAAATTGATGATAATTTGTTTTCCATAACAAAGTATATGATAAGTTGAACACTCCTTATTGTTTTACAATATAGAGGTTAGCCTATAGTAGCAGGTTTCCTAAAAAAAAACGAGAATGGATAATTGTAtgtacataattttttttattcaagttATCTTACCTAGCTTCTTCTTTTTATCCAAGTTCTTAAAGTCTTTGCTTCACATTGCtgagtggtaaattagtaccatggatggtaaataATGATTCTTGAATGAATGAGTAGAGAGAGCCATAATCGGGTAAAACTAATAAATCTAATTGGTGATGATGATTATAAAGGGTAATCAGAATAGTacagcaaaagcggaatgtaaacgTGTTTGATAATTGCTAGTGTGACTTGAGAgaagtcagatagttgaaattcaatggtatgaaGAATACAattattgagttttcttgaaggaagcagttggtgaaaagtgtaagtattattttatcgttcaaatgaaaaagtatgtttaaggttggtacgttcgatagatggaatgcattactgcagtgttgatcaggtgtgatcatacaa
This genomic interval carries:
- the LOC131635214 gene encoding FBD-associated F-box protein At5g38590-like, encoding MVSVTINERSEHQPIKSFRLRCHESHDNSMFEYLVSTLLTAATERGVKHLDIHMYDTLKSSVNSCVFCSINLVVLKLKGVSVNHFIPANLPSLRTLHLNRVQFIDDGQIVEILNACPVLEDLEMKDISITFWSDESDEDVKKLTNLIRADLTNVSRYGVYLDVLSNVEFLRLESMRICSSSSLNNQERMEMMKELLALPRISVTCGIYFE